One segment of Solanum lycopersicum chromosome 1, SLM_r2.1 DNA contains the following:
- the LOC138347277 gene encoding uncharacterized protein, with the protein MVDDNSTTERVEASEGGQLHNNLILRLERKISQLEEEVANMRDLAKLSISLGTQFGENIDNPPNQTATPDNPPIHISPPEPIRPNAFPPPHAQNTQFPFHHYYQHTKPTVPETTPNTNIPHTFGNNNPNPIYVETAPLTHDLHESESHQKDILIKTLTERLDNLTNRVQHVEGNKRLGGLRYEDLCMHPDVELPEGYKLPKFETFNGIGDPKAHLRMYCDKLVGVGRDERILMKLFMRSLTGEALSWYIEQDSRKWIKWVDMATDFMNRFGFNIENAPDWFYIQNLKKKPSESFREYAIRWRSEAARARPPMEESQMKDYFIRAQEPQYYDRMMLVAEKSFAEIIKLGERIEEGIKNGTIINLEALQATNKALQSGGMTESRKKTGSVMMVHGTRTPLRHKTTNPPPSPYPHTPYPQHPSAPPPISPQPMPIYYQNAPPQYLHASYPVYNVQPTHFQTPPPTQTPNYRNRPSYERRPTKTYTPLAEPIAQLYERLKQAGYVSPIPALPVDVRAKWYDPNKVCAYHSGMKGHTTEVCRALKDKVQMLIDTKTIQLKDPTPNVANNPLPNHQVNMVEAGDVWDWEESIWAVETEEAMPTTAQAPLIVQGLAPFEVEVAAPRPPFAVYKASSPTQCDTHAVPWDYNKRETNVEETDVATGVTRSGRIYTSENLVQGSSSKSKAPIVELEDQSIWKKVKAKEYSVIEQLSKTPSQISILELLQSSETHRDALLKILGEAYVPSNITHGEVSQMVGQVFEAYKISFHKDELPIEGTTHNKALYISVQYQDKVINKALVDAGSGLNICPLSTLTRLGVDSAKIQTWKMNVRAFDGSQRGTIGEITLDMLIGPVTFPIAFQILDIPSSYNLLLGRPWIHMAGAVPSTLHQCLKFEWDYEEVVVHGEKGHPVYTIEGRENMDGEMYHTVELVGNIELQPWFSQKIIDMMAWFGFELGKGLGAKLQGIVEPIQPVRHSTTFGLGYKYTTEEWLDWRPPRDGYYYPLKKPIPPLYQSFRSAGFMEDNIDEISDDLKGLSLTKEEGKVCNVVINEEEKGGPSGSKEAKISVSNWTSTPSRPRRASGKIHYKNVESEIVAYNETAQLNLNDLEEVEDNEVPEELIKRVEEFEEKPNPNLVETEVVNLGNAEVIQETRVSIHMTKEDKKEYTEFLIENKDIFAWSYADMTGLSTAIVAHRLPTDPACPPVKQKLRKYKPEMSLKIKEEVSKQLDVGILQVTEYPTWLANVVPVPKKDGKVRVCVDYRDLNKASPKDNFPLPNIHILIDNCAKHETQSFVDCFAGYHQIEMHKDDAKKTAFITPWGVYNYKVMPFGLKNAGATYMRAMTTLFHDMIHKEIEVYVDDVIIKSKESLNHLEDLRKFFARLRKYNLKLNPAKCVFGVPAGKLLGFIVSRRGIELDPSKIKAIRDLPPPKNKKEVMSFLGRLNYISRFIAQSTVICEPIFKLLKKDAAVKWTSECQQAFDKIKDYLSNPPVLVPPESGRPLLLYISVLDNAFSCILGQHDETGRKEQAIYYMSKKFTSCEARYSLLERTCCALTWVAQKLRHYLSSHTTYLISRMDPLKYIFQKPMPTGKLAKWQILLSEFDIVYVTQKAVKAQALADHMAENPVDDDYRPLKTYFPDEEVAFVGEDISEEYDGWRMFFDGAKNLNGCGIGAVLISPTGQHYPVSAKLRFLCSNNMAEYEACILGLRRAIDLDVQEMIIIGDSDLLIHQVRGDWATKNRKLLPYLECVHRLCKRFVKTEFRHVPRVQNEFADALATLSSMIRHPDHNYIDPIHIHIHEQPAYCFHVEEEPDGKPWYDDIRRYLKSGEYTEDATSVQKRTIRRLATQFFLSGEILYKRTPDLGLLRCVEAREARRLVEEIHAGTCGPHMNGFTLAKKILRSGYYWLTMETDCIRYVQKCHQCQTHADMIRVPPNELHVTSSPWPFAAWGMDVIGPIEPTASNGHRFILVAIDYFTKWVEATSHKSVTKKVVDDFVKNNIICRFGIPESIITDNGTNLNSDLMRSMCEKFKISYRNSTAYRPQMNGAVEAANKNIKRILRKMIDNHKHWQEKLPFALLGYRTTIKTSTGATPYFLVYGTEAVILAEVEIPSLRIIQEAKLSDADWIRGRAENLALIDGRRINAICHGQLYQNRMARAFNKKVKPRHFSPGQLVLKRIFPNQDEAKGKFSPNWQGPYIVSRVLTGGALILAEMDGEVWPKPINSDSVKKYYI; encoded by the exons ATGGTTGACGACAACAGCACCACTGAAAGGGTAGAAGCTTCTGAGGGAGGACAACTTCATAATAATCTTATCCTAAGACTCGAGCGCAAGATTTCGCAATTGGAAGAAGAGGTAGCCAACATGCGTGATTTGGCCAAGTTGTCTATCTCTCTTGGAACCCAATTTGGAGAAAACATAGATAATCCTCCTAATCAAACAGCCACGCCAGACAATCCTCCAATCCATATATCCCCACCTGAACCCATTCGTCCAAATGCCTTTCCACCACCCCACGCCCAAAATACCCAATTTCCATTTCACCACTATTACCAACATACCAAACCAACTGTCCCAGAAACAACCCCAAACACAAATATCCCACATACTTTTGGGAACAACAATCCCAATCCCATATACGTTGAAACTGCCCCTCTGACTCATGACCTCCATGAGTCAGAGTCCCATCAGAAAGACATCTTAATAAAAACCCTGACTGAGAGATTAGACAACTTGACCAACAGGGTACAACACGTGGAAGGAAACAAAAGGTTGGGAGGATTGCGCTATGAAGATCTGTGCATGCATCCTGATGTGGAACTGCCCGAAGGATACAAGCTTCCGAAGTTTGAGACGTTCAATGGCATTGGGGATCCCAAAGCCCACCTACGAATGTATTGCGACAAACTTGTAGGGGTGGGGAGAGATGAGAGGATACTCATGAAGTTGTTCATGAGAAGTCTTACTGGGGAGGCCCTATCATGGTACATTGAGCAAGACTCGCGGAAATGGATAAAATGGGTTGATATGGCAACTGACTTCATGAATAGGTTTGGTTTCAATATTGAAAATGCGCCTGATTGGTTTTACATTCAGAACCTAAAGAAGAAACCAAGTGAATCCTTCAGAGAATATGCCATAAGATGGAGGTCTGAGGCGGCTAGGGCCAGACCCCCTATGGAAGAATCTCAAATGAAAGACTATTTCATCCGTGCCCAAGAACCACAATACTATGACCGAATGATGCTGGTGGCTGAAAAGAGTTTCGCTGAAATCATCAAACTAGGCGAAAGAATTGAAGAAGGCATAAAGAATGGGACTATCATCAACTTGGAGGCTTTACAAGCAACCAACAAGGCTCTGCAATCTGGTGGAATGACAGAGAGTCGAAAGAAAACAGGTTCTGTAATGATGGTTCATGGAACTAGGACCCCTTTGAGGCACAAGACAACAAACCCACCACCATCCCCATACCCTCACACCCCATACCCTCAACATCCCTCAGCTCCACCCCCTATATCTCCCCAACCCATGCCAATATATTACCAAAATGCTCCTCCTCAATATTTGCATGCCTCATATCCTGTCTATAATGTTCAACCAACACACTTCCAAACTCCACCACCCACTCAAACACCAAATTACCGAAACAGACCTTCCTATGAAAGAAGACCTACAAAAACCTATACCCCTTTGGCTGAACCCATAGCACAACTTTATGAGAGACTGAAACAAGCTGGGTACGTCTCTCCAATTCCTGCATTACCTGTGGACGTTCGCGCGAAATGGTACGACCCTAACAAGGTCTGCGCCTACCATTCTGGGATGAAGGGCCACACCACCGAAGTTTGCAGAGCCCTTAAGGATAAGGTTCAAATGCTGATTGATACAAAGACCATCCAACTGAAGGATCCTACACCGAATGTTGCGAATAATCCTCTCCCTAACCATCAAGTCAACATGGTGGAAGCTGGTGATGTCTGGGATTGGGAAGAATCTATCTGGGCCGTCGAAACAGAGGAAGCCATGCCTACCACTGCCCAGGCACCACTAATAGTGCAAGGACTCGCCCCATTTGAAGTAGAAGTTGCTGCACCCAGACCACCATTCGCTGTCTATAAGGCATCCTCCCCAACACAATGTGACACACATGCTGTACCTTGGGATTACAACAAAAGAGAAACAAATGTGGAAGAGACAGATGTTGCAACAGGGGTCACCAGATCTGGAAGAATTTACACTTCTGAAAATTTGGTTCAGGGAAGCTCTAGCAAATCCAAAGCGCCAATCGTAGAGCTCGAGGATCAAAGTATTTGGAAAAAGGTTAAAGCTAAAGAATACTCTGTCATTGAGCAGCTGAGTAAAACCCCTTCCCAAATATCAATTCTGGAGTTACTACAATCTTCCGAAACTCATCGAGATGCCCTTCTGAAGATCCTTGGTGAAGCTTATGTCCCGTCCAACATCACTCATGGAGAGGTATCCCAAATGGTGGGGCAGGTATTTGAGGCTTACAAAATATCTTTTCACAAAGATGAACTGCCAATCGAAGGAACAACTCACAATAAAGCTTTGTACATTTCGGTTCAGTATCAGGATAAGGTGATAAACAAAGCATTAGTTGATGCAGGTTCAGGTTTAAACATTTGCCCTCTGAGCACACTGACGAGGCTGGGTGTGGATAGTGCAAAAATTCAGACATGGAAGATGAATGTGAGGGCATTTGACGGCTCTCAGAGAGGCACTATTGGGGAGATAACCTTGGACATGCTCATTGGTCCTGTCACTTTCCCCatagctttccaaattttggaCATCCCTTCATCGTACAACTTATTATTGGGTCGTCCATGGATTCATATGGCTGGAGCGGTTCCATCTACTCTTCACCAATGCCTGAAGTTTGAATGGGATTATGAAGAGGTTGTGGTCCATGGGGAAAAAGGGCATCCTGTATACACGATTGAAGGAAGAGAGAATATGGATGGCGAAATGTACCATACAGTGGAGCTTGTTGGTAATATTGAGTTGCAACCTTGGTTCAGCCAAAAAATCATAGATATGATGGCCTGGTTCGGTTTCGAGCTTGGGAAAGGTTTGGGGGCTAAATTACAAGGGATAGTCGAACCTATACAGCCTGTTCGACATTCCACCACTTTTGGTTTGGGTTATAAATACACCACCGAAGAATGGCTCGATTGGCGACCACCTAGAGATGGGTACTACTATCCATTGAAGAAACCCATACCGCCATTGTATCAATCATTTCGATCAGCAGGTTTCATGGAAGACAATATTGATGAGATCTCAGACGACTTGAAGGGGTTATCGCTAACCAAAGAAGAAGGGAAAGTTTGCAACGTCGTGATCAACGAGGAGGAGAAAGGGGGCCCTAGTGGAAGCAAAGAGGCAAAGATCAGCGTCAGCAACTGGACCTCGACTCCATCCAGACCTCGTCGAGCATCTGG caaaattcattataaaaatgtCGAATCTGAGATTGTGGCATACAATGAGACTGCTCAGCTTAACCTTAATGACTTAGAAGAAGTCGAAGACAATGAGGTTCCCGAGGAGTTAATCAAAAGGGTTGAGGAATTCGAGGAAAAACCCAATCCAAATTTGGTAGAGACAGAAGTGGTGAATTTGGGAAATGCAGAGGTGATACAAGAAACCCGAGTAAGCATCCATATGACAAAAGAAGACAAGAAAGAGTATACCGAGTTTCTCATAGAGAATAAGGATATTTTCGCGTGGTCCTACGCAGACATGACAGGGTTAAGTACTGCAATCGTAGCCCATCGACTACCCACTGATCCAGCATGTCCTCCGGTAAAACAGAAGCTGAGAAAATACAAGCCCGAGATgagtttgaaaatcaaagaagaagtatcAAAGCAATTAGATGTTGGGATACTCCAAGTGACAGAATACCCAACTTGGCTTGCAAATGTCGTTCCAGTGCCCAAGAAAGACGGCAAGGTCAGAGTTTGCGTGGATTACCGAGATCTCAATAAAGCTAGCCCTAAAGATAACTTTCCGTTACCAAACATACACATACTGATTGATAATTGTGCTAAGCACGAAACtcagtcatttgtggattgcTTTGCCGGCTATCATCAAATCGAGATGCACAAAGACGACGCTAAGAAAACCGCTTTCATCACGCCGTGGGGCGTCTATAACTACAAGGTGATGCCTTTTGGACTAAAGAACGCTGGAGCTACGTACATGAGAGCGATGACTACTTTGTTTCACGACATGATCCATAAGGAAATTGaggtttatgtggatgatgtcaTCATCAAATCAAAGGAAAGTTTAAATCATTTGGAGGATTTACGGAAATTCTTTGCCAGGCTACGCAAGTACAATCTGAAACTGAATCCGGCAAAATGTGTCTTCGGTGTGCCTGCTGGAAAGCTTTTAGGCTTCATTGTCAGTCGCCGAGGTATAGAATTGGACCCGTCAAAGATCAAAGCCATTCGTGATCTTCCCCCACCAAAGAACAAGAAGGAGGTAATGAGTTTCTTGGGGCGACTTAACTACATCAGTCGTTTCATTGCTCAGTCTACTGTCATCTGTGAACCTATCTTCAAATTGTTAAAAAAGGATGCTGCAGTGAAATGGACAAGTGAATGTCAACAGGCATTTGACAAGATCAAAGACTATCTATCCAATCCTCCTGTATTGGTGCCACCAGAGTCAGGTAGACCATTACTTTTGTATATTTCAGTATTGGATAATGCTTTCAGTTGCATCTTGGGACAACACGATGAAACAGGGAGGAAGGAGCAAGCAATATACTATATGAGCAAGAAGTTCACATCGTGCGAAGCCCGATACTCTCTATTAGAGCGTACCTGTTGTGCTCTAACATGGGTTGCCCAAAAGTTACGACATTACCTCTCATCACATACCACTTATCTGATTTCAAGGATGGATCCTTTGAAGTATATCTTTCAAAAGCCTATGCCCACAGGTAAACTGGCAAAATGGCAGATactgttgagtgagtttgacatAGTGTATGTCACGCAAAAAGCAGTGAAAGCACAGGCATTAGCAGACCATATGGCAGAGAATCCCGTGGACGATGATTACAGACCGCTGAAGACCTACTTCCCAGATGAAGAGGTGGCGTTTGTAGGAGAGGACATTTCTGAAGAATATGATGGATGGAGAATGTTTTTTGATGGAGCTAAAAATCTGAATGGATGCGGCATTGGGGCTGTTTTGATCTCACCCACCGGGCAACATTATCCAGTATCAGCAAAACTCAGATTCCTTTGCTCAAATAATATGGCCGAATACGAAGCCTGCATACTAGGTCTCCGACGGGCGATCGACTTGGATGTCCaggaaatgataataataggGGATTCAGACCTATTGATCCATCAGGTTCGAGGTGATTGGGCAACAAAAAATCGAAAGTTGTTACCATATTTGGAGTGCGTGCACAGGCTATGTAAAAGGTTTGTCAAAACAGAATTTAGACATGTACCAAGGGTCCAAAATGAATTTGCAGACGCCTTAGCCACTCTGTCTTCTATGATTCGACACCCTGATCACAATTACATCGATcctattcacattcatatacatGAACAACCAGCTTATTGtttccatgttgaggaagagcCTGATGGAAAGCCCTGGTATGATGACATTAGAAGATATTTGAAGAGTGGTGAATACACAGAAGATGCAACAAGTGTACAAAAGCGTACAATTCGAAGGTTAGCAACCCAATTCTTCTTAAGTGGGGAAATACTCTATAAGAGAACTCCCGATTTGGGACTGCTAAGATGCGTCGAAGCAAGAGAGGCTCGCAGGCTGGTCGAAGAGATACATGCAGGAACCTGTGGCCCTCACATGAACGGTTTTACATTAGCAAAGAAGATTCTGAGATCAGGATATTATTGGCTAACTATGGAGACAGACTGCATTCGCTACGTCCAGAAATGCCATCAATGTCAGACTCACGCAGATATGATTCGAGTACCTCCCAACGAACTCCATGTCACTAGTTCACCTTGGCCGTTCGCAGCATGGGGCATGGATGTCATTGGTCCAATCGAGCCAACAGCATCCAACGGGCACAGATTCATTCTTGTTGCAATTGactatttcaccaagtgggttgAGGCCACCTCCCATAAATCAGTGACAAAGAAAGTTGTGGATGACTTTGTCAAAAACAACATTATTTGTAGGTTTGGAATTCCTGAGTCAATCATCACCGATAACGGCACCAACCTAAACAGTGACCTGATGAGATCAATGTGTGAGAAGTTCAAGATCAGTTATCGAAACTCTACAGCATACAGGCCACAGATGAATGGGGCTGTTGAGGCGGcaaacaaaaacatcaaaaggaTATTGCGCAAGATGATCGATAATCACAAACACTGGCAGGAAAAGTTACCTTTCGCATTGCTGGGGTATCGTACCACAATCAAAACTTCCACAGGGGCCACACCTTACTTCTTAGTATACGGCACCGAAGCTGTGATACTCGCCGAAGTTGAGATACCTTCCCtaaggatcatccaagaagcaaAGTTGAGTGATGCTGATTGGATACGAGGTCGGGCAGAGAATTTGGCATTAATAGATGGAAGAAGAATTAACGCCATTTGTCATGGTCAGCTCTATCAGAATAGAATGGCCAGAGCTTTCAATAAGAAGGTTAAACCCAGACATTTCTCACCTGGGCAACTGGTTTTGAAGCGGATTTTTCCAAATCAAGATGAGGCAAAGGGTAAATTTTCACCAAATTGGCAAGGTCCATACATAGTATCTCGAGTACTGACAGGCGGAGCCCTCATACTTGCAGAAATGGATGGAGAAGTTTGGCCAAAACCTATCAATTCAGATTCTGTGAAAAAGTATTACATCTAG
- the LOC101267354 gene encoding calmodulin-binding protein 60 B isoform X2 produces MKTLSFHLGNLSANILLMRFFSGLRSYSSPQELARKLEPLIRSWVREEIEQTLQSTLRSSLNDDETSKSRDIQLLFDDVFPSSLFTGSKLSMENRPIKVLLYDASSNQRITSGPLSSAKVDVVVLNGEFNPSNLEDWSEEEFSKMVIRAREGKRPLLTGDLIIQLRDGVGYLGDLSFTDNSSWIKSRTFRLGVKLNNRSGEFRVREGVSKPFTVRDHRGEAYKKHYPPTLDDEIWRLKKIAKDGASHKRLSKEGISCVKEFLRLFVTDPSLLRKMLACGNNIWEKITEHVSTCPLDNSEWYVYNAGESIVLLFNCIYELVGAILDGQNFQSIDKLDIFQKRMVEDFKRSVYKNLNCLAPLEDHSLIGQAILTSNLQNGLNHIPSSSQQNMNYSDEQGQVEFQSNSDHATISSPLAYTAQQDSPTTVSMPESFNGIQAFNSTLASSFLVGEPCSSIYPGDYDWGSNGSLDSLGMTDYLPPNNNYQFETPVWQGNELLASSSVQPVSPNIGFHITRRGNPRAIWCTIRAVLKWKTLVKRK; encoded by the exons ATGAAAACTCTGAGTTTCCACCTAGGGAATCTAAGCGCCAACATCCTTCTAATGCGT TTTTTTTCAGGGTTAAGGAGTTACTCTTCTCCACAAGAACTTGCACGAAAGCTGGAACCCTTAATCCGAAGCTGG GTGCGTGAAGAGATTGAGCAAACACTTCAATCTACCCTGAG ATCCTCACTTAATGATGACGAGACTTCTAAATCTAGGGATATTCAGTTACTTTTTGacgatgtatttccttcttcCCTTTTCACGGGCAGCAAATTATCCATGGAAAATAGGCCCATTAAAGTTCTCTTGTATGATGCTAGTTCCAACCAGAGAATAACATCTGGACCGTTATCTTCGGCAAAAGTAGATGTGGTTGTGCTTAATGGGGAATTTAATCCTAGCAATCTAGAAGACTGGAGTGAGGAAGAGTTCAGCAAAATGGTTATTCGTGCAAGAGAAGGAAAACGTCCATTATTGACTGGAGATTTAATCATTCAGCTAAGGGATGGTGTGGGATATCTGGGTGATCTCAGCTTCACTGACAATTCAAGCTGGATAAAGAGCAGGACCTTTAGGTTGGGAGTGAAATTAAATAACCGTTCTGGTGAATTTAGGGTCAGAGAAGGAGTTAGCAAGCCCTTTACTGTGAGAGATCATCGTGGGGAGG CTTATAAGAAGCATTACCCTCCCACTTTGGATGATGAAATCTGGCGGTTGAAAAAGATCGCCAAAGATGGTGCATCACACAAACGGTTGAGTAAGGAAGGAATATCATGTGTGAAAGAGTTCCTACGGCTGTTTGTCACTGATCCATCTCTTTTACGTAAG ATGCTGGCTTGTGGGAACAACATATGGGAGAAAATAACTGAACACGTGAGCACTTGTCCGTTAGACAACAGCGAGTGGTACGTATACAACGCTGGAGAAAGTATTGTACTTCTGTTCAACTGCATCTATGAGCTTGTAGGTGCAATTCTTGATGGACAAAATTTCCAGTCCATTGACAAATTAGATATATTTCAGAAG CGGATGGTGGAAGACTTTAAGCGTAGTgtttataaaaatttgaattgtcTAGCTCCCCTTGAGGACCATTCTTTGATTGGCCAAGCAATCCTTACATCTAATCTGCAGAATGGCCTTAATCATATTCCTAGTTCAAGCCAACAGAATATGAACTACTCAGATGAACAAG GTCAAGTGGAGTTCCAGAGCAACTCTGATCATGCCACAATTTCATCACCGCTAGCCTACACAGCTCAACAGGATAGTCCAACTACAGTGTCCATGCCTGAAAGCTTTAATGGAATACAAGCATTTAATTCGACCTTGGCAAGCAGTTTCTTGGTTGGTGAACCTTGCTCCAGTATCTACCCTGGTGATTATGATTGGGGTTCCAATGGTTCATTGGATTCACTAGGGATGACTGATTATCTACCTCCTAACAACAATTATCAGTTTGAGACACCAGTGTGGCAAGGGAATGAATTGTTAGCGAGTTCAAGTGTTCAGCCGGTGTCTCCTAATATTGGCTTTCACATCACAAGACGTGGAAATCCTAGAGCCATATGGTGCACAATCCGTGCTGTTCTGAAATGGAAAACATTGGTTAAGAGAAAATAG
- the LOC101267354 gene encoding calmodulin-binding protein 60 B isoform X1: MQKTTLTSTRLLVSLPNWTLMVLKRNINQDSDENSEFPPRESKRQHPSNAFFSGLRSYSSPQELARKLEPLIRSWVREEIEQTLQSTLRSSLNDDETSKSRDIQLLFDDVFPSSLFTGSKLSMENRPIKVLLYDASSNQRITSGPLSSAKVDVVVLNGEFNPSNLEDWSEEEFSKMVIRAREGKRPLLTGDLIIQLRDGVGYLGDLSFTDNSSWIKSRTFRLGVKLNNRSGEFRVREGVSKPFTVRDHRGEAYKKHYPPTLDDEIWRLKKIAKDGASHKRLSKEGISCVKEFLRLFVTDPSLLRKMLACGNNIWEKITEHVSTCPLDNSEWYVYNAGESIVLLFNCIYELVGAILDGQNFQSIDKLDIFQKRMVEDFKRSVYKNLNCLAPLEDHSLIGQAILTSNLQNGLNHIPSSSQQNMNYSDEQGQVEFQSNSDHATISSPLAYTAQQDSPTTVSMPESFNGIQAFNSTLASSFLVGEPCSSIYPGDYDWGSNGSLDSLGMTDYLPPNNNYQFETPVWQGNELLASSSVQPVSPNIGFHITRRGNPRAIWCTIRAVLKWKTLVKRK; this comes from the exons ATGCAGAAGACGACATTGACTTCAACAA GACTATTGGTATCACTCCCAAATTGGACTTTGATGGTACTGAAACGGAATATTAATCAGGATAGTGATGAAAACTCTGAGTTTCCACCTAGGGAATCTAAGCGCCAACATCCTTCTAATGC GTTTTTTTCAGGGTTAAGGAGTTACTCTTCTCCACAAGAACTTGCACGAAAGCTGGAACCCTTAATCCGAAGCTGG GTGCGTGAAGAGATTGAGCAAACACTTCAATCTACCCTGAG ATCCTCACTTAATGATGACGAGACTTCTAAATCTAGGGATATTCAGTTACTTTTTGacgatgtatttccttcttcCCTTTTCACGGGCAGCAAATTATCCATGGAAAATAGGCCCATTAAAGTTCTCTTGTATGATGCTAGTTCCAACCAGAGAATAACATCTGGACCGTTATCTTCGGCAAAAGTAGATGTGGTTGTGCTTAATGGGGAATTTAATCCTAGCAATCTAGAAGACTGGAGTGAGGAAGAGTTCAGCAAAATGGTTATTCGTGCAAGAGAAGGAAAACGTCCATTATTGACTGGAGATTTAATCATTCAGCTAAGGGATGGTGTGGGATATCTGGGTGATCTCAGCTTCACTGACAATTCAAGCTGGATAAAGAGCAGGACCTTTAGGTTGGGAGTGAAATTAAATAACCGTTCTGGTGAATTTAGGGTCAGAGAAGGAGTTAGCAAGCCCTTTACTGTGAGAGATCATCGTGGGGAGG CTTATAAGAAGCATTACCCTCCCACTTTGGATGATGAAATCTGGCGGTTGAAAAAGATCGCCAAAGATGGTGCATCACACAAACGGTTGAGTAAGGAAGGAATATCATGTGTGAAAGAGTTCCTACGGCTGTTTGTCACTGATCCATCTCTTTTACGTAAG ATGCTGGCTTGTGGGAACAACATATGGGAGAAAATAACTGAACACGTGAGCACTTGTCCGTTAGACAACAGCGAGTGGTACGTATACAACGCTGGAGAAAGTATTGTACTTCTGTTCAACTGCATCTATGAGCTTGTAGGTGCAATTCTTGATGGACAAAATTTCCAGTCCATTGACAAATTAGATATATTTCAGAAG CGGATGGTGGAAGACTTTAAGCGTAGTgtttataaaaatttgaattgtcTAGCTCCCCTTGAGGACCATTCTTTGATTGGCCAAGCAATCCTTACATCTAATCTGCAGAATGGCCTTAATCATATTCCTAGTTCAAGCCAACAGAATATGAACTACTCAGATGAACAAG GTCAAGTGGAGTTCCAGAGCAACTCTGATCATGCCACAATTTCATCACCGCTAGCCTACACAGCTCAACAGGATAGTCCAACTACAGTGTCCATGCCTGAAAGCTTTAATGGAATACAAGCATTTAATTCGACCTTGGCAAGCAGTTTCTTGGTTGGTGAACCTTGCTCCAGTATCTACCCTGGTGATTATGATTGGGGTTCCAATGGTTCATTGGATTCACTAGGGATGACTGATTATCTACCTCCTAACAACAATTATCAGTTTGAGACACCAGTGTGGCAAGGGAATGAATTGTTAGCGAGTTCAAGTGTTCAGCCGGTGTCTCCTAATATTGGCTTTCACATCACAAGACGTGGAAATCCTAGAGCCATATGGTGCACAATCCGTGCTGTTCTGAAATGGAAAACATTGGTTAAGAGAAAATAG
- the LOC101267651 gene encoding protein TRIGALACTOSYLDIACYLGLYCEROL 1, chloroplastic yields the protein MQAASHCYPLVHFSGRGRYSKVSNHSSVKILSLNWLPQKFDFNQGAQILKILKSYKLKRFCVIPNSNDGYPSLSVSEEDTTASKKDTSTMKEWEFGGETFLSKWSPPRYLWRGLSVLILAGQVIIRIIKGKIHWKNTFQQLERVGPKSVGVCLLTAAFVGMAFTIQFVREFTRLGLNRSVGGVLALAFSRELSPVVTSIVVAGRIGSAFAAELGTMQVSEQTDTLRVLGANPVDYLVTPRVIASCIALPFLTLTCFTVGMASSALLADGVYGISINIILDSAQRALKSWDLISAMIKSQVFGAIISIISCAWGVTTLGGAKGVGESTTSAVVLSLVGIFVADFALSYCFFQGAGDSLKNCM from the exons ATGCAAGCAGCTTCTCATTGCTATCCTCTTGTTCACTTTTCTGGAAG AGGCAGGTATAGTAAGGTGAGTAATCACTCAAGTGTAAAAATTTTGAGCTTGAATTGGCTTCCCCAGAAATTTGACTTTAATCAAGGAGCTCAGATCCTGAAGATTCTAAAATCTTACAAACTGAAAAGGTTCTGTGTGATTCCTAACTCTAATGATGGTTATCCAAGTCTCTCTGTTTCTGAAGAGGACACAACTGCATCTAAAAAAGACACATCTACAATGAAAGAATGGGAATTTGGAGGAGAAACGTTCTTGAGTAAGTGGTCACCTCCCAGGTACTTATGGAGGGGATTATCAGTTCTTATCTTGGCAGGACAGGttattattaggattataaagGGTAAAATCCACTGGAAGAATACTTTTCAACAGTTGGAAAGAGTTGGACCCAAGTCAGTTGGTGTCTGTTTGTTAACTGCAGCTTTTGTTGGCATGGCCTTCACTATCCAATTTGTTAGAGAATTCACTAGATTAGGGTTAAATAGATCCGTTGGTGGAGTGCTGGCCCTTGCCTTTTCAAGAGAGTTAAGTCCAGTTGTCACATCAATTGTAGTTGCTGGGCGTATCGGTAGTGCATTTGCTGCAGAACTGGGCACCATGCAGGTGTCTGAGCAGACAGACACGTTGAGAGTTCTCGGTGCAAATCCTGTTGATTATTTGGTGACACCAAGAGTGATTGCTTCCTGCATTGCCTTACCGTTTTTGACCCTAACGTGCTTTACAGTTGGAATGGCATCCAGCGCCCTTTTAGCTGACGGTGTTTATGGAATTAGCATAAACATAATATTGGATTCTGCTCAGAGAGCTCTCAAGTCATGGGACCTTATCAGTGCGATGATTAAGTCACAGGTTTTTGGTGCAATTATATCCATCATAAGCTGTGCTTGGGGAGTCACCACACTGGGAGGTGCTAAAGGGGTTGGAGAGTCTACAACTTCAGCTGTAGTTTTATCTCTTGTTGGCATATTCGTAGCGGACTTTGCTCTCTCATATTGTTTCTTCCAGGGTGCTGGTGACTCCCTGAAGAACTGTATGTGA